Proteins co-encoded in one Bradyrhizobium sp. 170 genomic window:
- a CDS encoding HAD hydrolase-like protein produces the protein MPEVIMKPTLVFDWNGTLLDDADALLKTINLILGRFGRPDIDMPTFRQQCELPLSVLYRSVGMSEGEAAIVDSDGSAIFHDTYEPLARKADLRKGARCILEAARRQAVSTIVLSSYIVDPLRSQIRRLGIDDCVNEVLAFESRATQFKSMSKGERLRLYMQANNLKPESTFIIGDMPVETEIARDLGLISISITGGFVSESRLQAAQPDYIIHDHHELLPILQRHGFFRNA, from the coding sequence TTGCCTGAGGTCATCATGAAACCTACTCTAGTATTTGATTGGAATGGCACGCTGCTCGACGACGCCGATGCGTTGCTGAAAACGATCAATCTCATTCTAGGGCGCTTCGGTCGCCCTGATATCGATATGCCAACTTTTCGGCAACAGTGCGAGCTCCCGCTTTCTGTTCTTTACCGCAGTGTCGGAATGTCGGAAGGTGAAGCCGCAATCGTGGATAGCGATGGCAGCGCTATTTTTCACGACACCTACGAACCGCTGGCGCGCAAGGCCGATCTGCGCAAAGGCGCGCGCTGCATTTTAGAAGCGGCACGTCGACAGGCGGTCTCAACGATCGTTCTCAGCAGCTATATAGTCGATCCTCTTCGTTCCCAAATCCGCAGGCTTGGAATCGACGATTGCGTCAACGAGGTTCTAGCCTTCGAAAGCCGCGCCACTCAATTCAAAAGCATGAGCAAAGGCGAACGGCTTCGCCTGTATATGCAAGCAAATAATCTGAAGCCAGAGTCAACCTTCATCATCGGCGATATGCCGGTTGAAACGGAAATTGCACGCGACCTCGGGCTTATCAGCATATCCATTACCGGCGGATTTGTTTCCGAGTCGCGTTTGCAGGCTGCGCAGCCGGATTACATCATTCATGACCATCATGAGCTGCTGCCAATTTTGCAAAGGCACGGCTTTTTTCGGAACGCATAG